GTGAATGCTGGTAGGATAAATCTTTAAAGATGCAAGAAGTAGGGTAAACAGGCATTTCATGACACCTTAGAGCAGTACTCATCAATGATAAACCAGATGGATCATTGTCATCAGGCAGGATGATAACAGCAATCATCAGATATCCAAGGgaacaaaaaatttgttctAGCCATTATAGTATTATATAGCTTTGCTATTTGTATTAATTCAACTATTGTTTACAAGCTTTCAAATTTAAGAAATGAACCTCAGTCCTTTAAGTTCCTTATTCATGTCTGCAAGAATAAGCTGGGCAAAGAAAACCTGCAAAATCAAGGGATGTTTTGAGATTCCAAACAAGCAACAGAGGCATAAATGATAAACCAGGAAGTGATTACATAGAAGAGTAAATTACACTGACCTCCTCTGAAGTACTTGACAATCACAGGGACCTCCCCTCAGGTTTCTAAACTGACACTTACATTCCTCCTGGTTTAGTTCCCTGTAATGTACTTCCCTTTCGTACATGTGATATTAATGACAATGGAGGAAAGAGCTGATATCACGTTATAAATTCTCTTAAATATCAGCTACGCCCTTCAGAATACCCAGCTCCCAAAAACACCTCCAATCACTTCATCTTCTCCACTCATCTTCATAACCAGACATGCTTATAAAAAAAGCCTTCAGAACCGTAACTTAAACCATGACCGTCACAATAGTCGTGCACTCGTAagtattatccaaaaaaatacaggaGTAGagtcattattttttttcagtGGGTCCCAAAATCTACTTGACACTATAAACGACATGAGGTCATGAGACTATGATGTGCGGGTCAACAGTGGTAGAGGAAAGAGGTAATGGTGGTCGTCACCAAAGAGGGCGAGggaaaagttgaagaaaaatgaagggttggacgagagagagagagagagagagagcaaacagacaGAGCTTATCAGGGACTAAAACTCAAAGGGAAGTGCCAGCCTGACAAATCAAAATTAGTATTTTCCAAATACTGGGGCAACTTTTAAAACCTTTCAAAAAGTTAAAACTCTTTCGCTCTCTGCTCTACCCTTGGATCCCATAAGAAAACTTCCACTACAGTATCTAATTAGGATTATAGGCAAGGAAGAATGACAATACGTTGGGATATGATGTTGAGGGGGAGCTGGAGTGTGGTGAGGTTAATGGTGAGGTTGGGCTTGGGGGTGAGAGGGATGAAAATATTCAACATCACAAGAAGTAAAGTTAATACAGAGAGACAGGATTATACTTTTAACACCATTAGTGGGCCAACTCTTACGGAAGGTCAGTGTCATTTCAGAGACTCGAGGGAGGCCCTCTTATttgtcagatacctcagggggGCATCATCATACTTTGCACACAAAAAAAGGACATACATCCCAGTcattgaagaaaaaacaaaaacatacgGATGAGGATGCGCAAATGTCGACGTGCAGAATCTATCCAACCCAACAATCGATGCACATGCTCAAGCGTACAGACAGACAGATGGAAGGAAATATTACATACCAGGCCATAGCCAGTAGCTTCGGTTCGTAGGCTGGCGCCAGACCAGATTATCCTTGGCCCTGTAAAACTTCCCTGCATAAACATAACATTGAAATTATCCACAAGATGACATGACTAATACTTTCAAAAAAGATTCAAGAGAAATGATTCCATGCAAACAATTGCAATAGCAGAAACTTGCTGCATTCATGAAAATACTGTATAAACAGAACTTAAAGAGCAGAAAAGATGCTTTAAAAGGCGCATAAAGAaagagcacaaaaaaaaaaacagcgcagattttaaaagcaaaatgtCTGGTTGAAGTAAGAGAGCATAATGAATTGCATATCCTGCAATCCTATGATTTAGCAGTACCCGTGAGCAACATACCAAACGTAGCAAACTAACAGTTTCTAATCATAAAATGGAAGGCTTGATAGACAAACATGCACTCAAGGAAGAGAGCAATGAGGAGcaaacaaaaaaggagaaaagcTCCAGGAAGCTGGAGCAGTCAATTGAAGGAAACAAAGTTCAGCGAACTGACACTTCTTGTTACCTGAACATGACTGGCTAGACGACGATATTGTCCAAACATATAACCCATTTCGCGACCACCGACACCCATCTCTTCTGAAGGAAGATCCTAAAAATTCAGGCATAATGAAAGTAGTTTATTGGTTCATCAaagaattaaacaaaaaaaatagtttaggAGGAACATATATAATTCCACATTACCTTATCAGGGCCCAAGTAGCGATATAGCTCATTTATATAACTCTGACAAAAGCGCATGATCTGCAAGTGCGGGTGTCAGCAAAACAACTATTTAAATAGGAAAACTTGTGAGAACTATGAATATATCATCAAAAACAAAGATATCATAAGACAATATTAATACCTCACCGTCACTTTTTCCTTTTGGATCTAAATCACTACCACCAGCAGCGCCTCCAAGTTTATAGGGAGATAAGGCACATTTCAAAGTCtgcaaagagaaagagaaaataaaacatTATCATGCAATCGTAGGCTTTGGTTTGCTTCCCATTAGTATTAGTTACTCCATTGCAAAGTTCTGGCAGCTAAACCACCATCTGAAATGTGTCCAAAAATAGATCCCAACCATAATTAAAAGAAGACAAAACCTATCATGAGGCAGCCATGCCATAGGCTCCCCCATATTCCAAATTCTTAGAAAGTGTATAAAACAATGCACAAACAATATCAACATTGGGATCCCTCAGTTCGAGATCATTCCAGAATACCCTTGTGTACCTATAATGCTCTCTACTGGTGAAATTTCCCCATATGGACCCAAATAAATGCAGGTGAACATTCTCTGGTATGTAATGCAACTGCCTCTCGCTTACAGCAAGGTCAGGGTCTGGGAGAAAGTAGTGCGGCAGTAACCCCGGCTTTTTGTGGAGACATCAGTTGAGTTAATTTGGGAAATTTTCTCAAACCAGGATCATTTCATTCAGGTTTTCAGATGCGGTTGGAGGACAACGAAGACCGTTGCATTCAGTTGTTGTCAAAGAATCTATACATAAAAAAATCTTTGGTATCTTCTATATTTACTTTTTGACAAGCCACCCGTCAACATATGAAGCCAACAGGAGAAGAGGTTTCTTCATAATAAACCAACAACTGTCAAGTTTTTCTATCACTGTTGGTGATTACAAACACAATGGTTTTGCCATCAACATTCAAACAAGTCAGTGATTAAAAAATTGCCTTCAAGTAGCAAGCTACTATGATTATGATTCCTAAACTCAAGGAGCTTGTCTCTGGCTGGTAGAGGAATTAACTCAGCATGCAAGTAGTTTGCTAAGTACAATGAGCATGCAAGTGGAGGAATTAACTCAGTATGGAGAGTGTAACCAGGTAAAGCTCCAAACCAAATTTGGACGACAGACCGTAGACGGAGAAGGCAGAAGAGCACAGACACTTGAAAAGAATTATACCTGTTGGAAACCCAGAAATTTTGCAATGCTTAAGTTCATTGATGGATGAAAACGAAGACCTCCCCTACAGGGGCCCAATGTCTGGTTGAACTGCACACGAAAGCCGCGATTGACATGTGCCTCACCCCGATCATCAACCCAAGGGACTCGAAAAACAATCATACGCTCTGGTTCTAGCAAGCGCTCCATCATGTTGACATAGCTGAAAAATATATACCATTCCATGAGAACTGAAATAAATTTCAATGCAGATATAGTTTCCACTGACtgatgaaatattgaaatgctaataaaaaataattccccCATGACACAACTCACTGAGAATTTTTTGCAATCACTCTTTCTAACGCATGAACCACTTCTTGTGCACACTGTATGAACTCAAACTCATGAGGATCCCTCTTCACAGCAGCCTCAACTATTGTTCCAGCGGTTTTTGACATAAGAGCTTCAAATTAAGAAAACCATCAGAGTGCCAAAATGGGAAAATAGCTAGGAAGCAAATTTTGAACTGTCGTGGCCCTAGTCATAAAGTGGGCATGCTAACGACCATATGCACTATTACCAATCCAAGCACAGATCAAAATTATgttgaaaacaaataaaaggtaACAAACAGGAAAGAGAAGGTCAGAAAAGAAGATGACTGTTGTAAACATGGTCGGATTCCATTTTGATTAATATTTTTGGGGAAATTCAGATTATTAAACCATTCCTTATCTGCAAACCCAACAATTCACTTATCTGGTCTTTCCTACATCAGAGATGATCAACTCTCTTGTGCTATTTTCTGAGTGTATTTTGcaacaaattcaacaaaaatgtAGGTATGCAGGATTGAAGCAAAACGAGATAACATTTTAAGCCCCTTGCCTACATTAGAGATGGTcaacagaaaaaagaagcagcagcaacTCTATTGCAGAACAGCCCTTTCATCCAGTGACAAGTCCTGTGTTCTGTCATTGAAAGCTCCAccaacactttaaaaaaaaagattcctCCAATAAATACTTTGACTCAAAATCCATCGTATAATTACATGAGTTAGCAGGCTTTGGGAGGCAAAAGCAACGAGTCAAAGACTATGGAACTCATCATCACCAAGGGGAAGTAGCCATGGTAGTGTGTAGGTCTTTATTAACATTATTCTTAACTACTATGCCGCTCTTCTTTTACGATGTGAGCTTTCTCTCTTTATGGGTTTGTAGGTATTTTGGCTTGGAATTGCTTAACTTATTTCCATGAAATCTATGGATCTTGTTTCTACAGCTGTCCTGGCCCTATCTGGTACTAGTAGTCTTACACCTGTCCCAGTGTTGCCTATTGAACTTTCCCTACACCAAACAAAGTAATTATTAATAGTATGGGAAACGAGTAACCATTCTAGTCAATAAAACATGAATGCTAGCAAAAGTCTCATCCAAgtaccaaaaatataaaataaattggTAGACTGACCTTTCACATAAATGGGTTTGTCAACAATAATCTTGTCTTTTGAAGCCATTTGGAGTCGAAGAGCCTCTTTGTGCAGCAAACTATTGTTGTGTTCTTCCAGTGCACTCATCTGCATATTCCTACTACCTTCATTCCCATAAGGATTTCTTCTATGCTTCCTTCCATATTCTCGACAAACAGAACAGAATATTCTTGCTGTACCTTCCTTCACATCAACATAGGCCCACTTGTACGTGTCGGCCCATTCTTCTCTCCATCTTTTGAccaccttcttcttccttttacCCGAATGAGACTTTGACAGATCTTGATCCTCGCTGGAAAGTTGGGAAACCATCACCATTTGTTTGCTATCATCATGCTCTTCAACTGAAGGCTCTCGCGTCGGACCACTGATAAGGGGAGTGCTTGAAAATGTTGGATCATCGTCCCCAGGCCCAATTTCCAAATCAATCTCCTCTCCAAGCTCCCTAACGACCAGATGATGTCTATGTGCATGAAGTAAACTCATATCATCCATTGTAGAATTCATCTCTAGCCCACCGACAGGTAGCAACATTCAGCATGACAGTTCAACCCACGCGTCCAAACCCTTAATTCTCTGCACAAAGAAACAGCTAACaaacttatttatttatatttcaAAGCAGCACCTAAATAAACTTACTCTGCCCATACTGTTCTAACCATAAGTTAGGTGATTTCCATAACGTCGGATACGTCACCGTACAACCTTGAAACCCAATTTATAACACCGATACTGTTAAGTTACATGTAgttccaaaagcttaagcttaaACTTtttagtcccaaaagcttaagcttaaACTTTTGGGACTACaggtaacttaacatggtatctcAAGTTGTGAGAGGTCTagggttcaagtctctctgtCTGCATTTGTTCCCCGTTTGCATTCTGTTTCATTCTATTGatgaaaatttgcatctccacgtgcaagacgG
This DNA window, taken from Rhododendron vialii isolate Sample 1 chromosome 8a, ASM3025357v1, encodes the following:
- the LOC131299240 gene encoding uncharacterized protein LOC131299240, translating into MLLPVGGLEMNSTMDDMSLLHAHRHHLVVRELGEEIDLEIGPGDDDPTFSSTPLISGPTREPSVEEHDDSKQMVMVSQLSSEDQDLSKSHSGKRKKKVVKRWREEWADTYKWAYVDVKEGTARIFCSVCREYGRKHRRNPYGNEGSRNMQMSALEEHNNSLLHKEALRLQMASKDKIIVDKPIYVKALMSKTAGTIVEAAVKRDPHEFEFIQCAQEVVHALERVIAKNSHYVNMMERLLEPERMIVFRVPWVDDRGEAHVNRGFRVQFNQTLGPCRGGLRFHPSMNLSIAKFLGFQQTLKCALSPYKLGGAAGGSDLDPKGKSDGEIMRFCQSYINELYRYLGPDKDLPSEEMGVGGREMGYMFGQYRRLASHVQGSFTGPRIIWSGASLRTEATGYGLVFFAQLILADMNKELKGLRCGVSGSGKIAMHVLEKLLAFGAIPITVSDAKGYLVDEDGFDYMKIQFLRDIKAQNRSLRDYSKTYARSKYYDEVKPWTERCDVAFPCASQNEIDQSDAINLVNSGCRILVEGSNMPCSPEAVDVLRKANVLIAPAIAAGAGGVAAGELELINWSPEEFESKLQEAMKQTYQRALKAATDFGYQKESPEALLHGAAISAFLSIASGMSDQGCV